The nucleotide window TTCCCCTGCATTCCGGGTGGGCTACCTCGTAGGCTCCGAAAATGTGATCCATTATCTCGCCAAAGTAAGGCGTATCGTAGACCGTCAGGGTGATCTGATGCTGGAGAACGCTTTTGCGGAGCTGTTGCATACAGGGGTGATACATCGTCATCTGCGTAAGTCGCTGCGGCTTTACCGTGAACGGAGAGACCTCTTCTGTGAACTGCTGCGCACGGAGCTGGGCAACGATGTCTCTTTCCAGGTACCTGTAGGCGGCATGGCCGTATGGACCGGATTTGACCGCCGCATCGACCTGGAAAAACTAGCTGAAAAAGCACAGCTGAAAGGACTTTATATGTACGACGGGCAATCATTCAATAAAGCTGATCCAACGCTGAACCATACACGTCTGGGCTTTGCATCGTCGTCTCCATCTGAACTGGAGCAGGCAGTAGGGATAATAAAAAAAATAATCGCTGATGGATTATGATACCCGTAATCATAATCCATCAGCAGTTCTGAGTTGGGGCAAACACTCCGGATGATTTTCCCTGATATATTTCAGTAGCTGTTCACGCATATAACAACGTAAGTCGAAAGCCTGGCCGGAGGTGGCGGCGCTCATCAGGGTTCTTACTTCAACAGTGCGTTCGGTGATGTTGGTGACCTGCAGAGCGCTGGCTCGTTTATCCCAGAGGGGAGAGGCTTTGAGCAGTCTGTCAAATTCGGCCCTGATTTTATCTATGGGTGCGGTATAGTCGAGATAAAAGAAGGCGGTGCCTAGTATTTCAGATCCGGTACGTGTCCAGTTCTGGAAAGGTTTTTCGATAAAGTAGTTGATCGGGAGTATCAGTTTACGCTGGTCCCAGATGTTGAGTACCACATAGGTGAGTGTAATTTCTTCCACACGTCCCCATTCTCCTTCCACCACCAGCACATCGTCGATGCGGATAGGCTGGGTAAAAGCTATCTGGAATCCGGCCAGCAGGTTGCCGAGTGATTTTTGCGCAGCGAAGCCGATGATGATACCGCCAACGCCTACACCGGTGAGCAGGCCGGCGCCGAGTTTACGCATGCTGTCAAAACTCAGCAGGATGATACAGGCTGTGAGTACCAGTACAAGGGCTATGGCCAGCTTCCTCACAAACTGCAGCTGGGTGCGTATCTTCCGTTCTTTCAGGTTGTTGGCTTTGTTGAGATCATATACATGATATACATAATCTTCCAGCACTTTAAGTATGCCGATGACCAGTGCTGCAAATGACAGTGTGAGCGCGATTTCCGCCAGGCGTGTCAGCGATGGTTCATATTTGGGGTGAATACGCATCAATGGCATCAACATGTTGAGGATCAGCAACGGCAGAAAATAGTTGAATGCTTTGCCAAGATGGAGCAGAGCGCTATGTACCAGCGAAAAATCTCCGTTGCGTTTGCTGGTCTTCCGCAGGATAAGTGAAAGCAGGAATTTGATCAGCCATCCTGCAATTACTGAAATGCCTATCAACATCAGGTTCCATAAGATGTTGGGCAAATGGTCCGTTTTTTCTAATAATTCATTCCACATAAGGCCGGAAGGTCACAAAAAAGGTGCCGTAGAGGACTCTGATATTAGGAATCAAAGTTGTCCTGATACAGAGATGAGGTGTATAAAAAATAATATTTATGTAATTCTGTCCGTTATTCTAATCTTCACGTATGATTTATTCCACTATGAAAAAATGTTTGCTGTTACTGTTGTTTCCCTTTTTATTGATTGCGCTACCAGGCCATGTTGCTGCATTTGTCTCCATGGGTTTACAGGCTGATACCACGGATGGTGTGAGCGCGTGGTTGAGGTCACATGCCGTTTCACTTCGTACTGTTGATGCCGGCAATGGCAGTGCGGATTTACAGGGACTGAAACCGATGATAGGAGATGCCCGTGTGGTAGCACTAGGAGAATGTACACATGGCACCAGTGAAATTTTCAGGATGAAACACCGCCTGCTTGAATTCCTGGTCACTGAAATGGGCTTTACTATTTTTTCTATTGAAGCGAATTTACCGGAGACGAATGCTGTCAATGAATATGTATTGTATGGAAAAGGAGAGCCGGAGATAGTACTGGCCGGTATGTATTGCTGGACCTGGAATACCAGAGAGGTGCTGGAGATGATTAAATGGATGCGGGTTTATAATATTCAGCATCCGGATAAGATGGTGCAGTTCACTGGTTTTGATATGCAATTCCCACAAGGGGCTTATGAAAGACTGGATCAATTTGCCACACAGTATGCTCCTGACCTGAAACCAGTGGTAGATACCATTGCTGCCTATTGCGTCCGTTACAGGCGACAGAATATAAATGGCCAACTGCTGACCCGTGAAGAAAAAGCCCCTTTGCAGCAGGCGCTGGATACACTGGGAGAGAACTTCAGGAGGAAGGGCGCTGCTTATCGGCAATTGGTGGGAGATAGCATATGGGAGTGGCAGCTGCGATACCTGGAAGTATTGAATCAGTATGTGAAAAAAAATTCTGACAGAAAAGGGATTTTAAGCAACAGAGACCAGTCGATGGCAGAGAATGTGATCTGGCTGACAGAACATTTTCCCGGGCAGAAAATGGTACTCTGGGCTCACAATGCGCATATAAAAAAGAATGAATATTCCATGGGAGAATATCTGAACAGACACTTTAGAAAAGAGCTGTTGGTGCTGGGTTTTGGGGTAGCATCAGGCAAGTATACCGCTGTCAAAAGAGGTGTTGGCCTCTCTCATGATAATCTTTTATCCACGCCGGTTCCTACATCATTTGAATCGTATGCACAAGCCAGTGGCATTGGCAACTTTATCCTTGACATACGCAGGGAGCAGTTGAAAAACGATGGCGCCTCATGGCTGTTGCATCGTATGAAACTACGTTATATAGGAGCAGTAGCTCCGAAGGGGGAAAAGCAGTTTGAACAGGGGCTTTTACCAGAACTGTATGACGGTATCATCTACCTGGAAAATACTACTTCTTCTGTATCGATCTATTACAAAAAATAACATTATCGCAAGCCATAGGCCATGCGCAGGGACGGCAGCGGGTGCAATGGCAAAGCGGTGGCGTATATATTCACTTCCTCTGAAAGCGATACCGTACTACAGCTTTTTTCATAGAGGAAGTTGATGAGTATGGAACGCGTTATGTAAATTAAATGTTACAGGTATTTGGAATTAGGGTGGATGATTTTTATATTTATTGACTACCGCTAAAATTCCATGTATGAAAAAAATACTATTAGGTGCAACATTGCTGTTGTGTTGTTTTTTCTCTCTTTCTGCGCAAAAATATACGGCTGACTGGAGTTCTCTTAACAAACGAGGTATCCCTGCGTGGTTCAACGAAGCCAAGTTCGGCATCTTTATTCACTGGGGTGTATATGCAGTACCTTCCTTTGCTGTAGTGGGCCCGGGAGGGTATTCGGAGTGGTACTGGTATAACCTGAATGGTACCAAAGAAGGGAGTCATCAGCAGGTACAGGCATTTCATGACAAACAATACGGCAAGGATTTTTCCTATCAGCAGTTTGAAAAACAGTTCACGGCCTCGTTATTTGATCCGGCGCAATGGGCCGATGTTTTCAAACGTTCCGGTGCGAAGTATGTGGTGCTGACATCCAAACATCATGAGGGGTATTGTTTGTGGGATAACAAACAGGCAGATGAATCATGGGGACATGCCTGGAATGCGGTAACGGGGACGCCCAAACGAGATCTGCTGGGAGATCTGACAGCTGCAGTACGTAAGGAAGGGTTGCGTATGGGATATTATTATTCGTTGTATGAATGGTTTAATCCTTTGTACCGGAAAGACAGGCAGCGTTATGTCAGCGAAGTGATGATGCCGCAGTTTAAGGATCTGGTAACGCGTTATAAGCCTTCGGTTATTTTTTCTGATGGGGAATGGGAGATGTCTGATACTGCCTGGCGCAGCACAGAGCTGCTGGCATGGTTGTATAATGAGTCGCCGGTAAAGGATGAGGTGGCGGTAGATGACCGTTGGGGTAATAATACCAGAGGCAAAAACAACGGTGCTACTTATCTTACGTCGGAGTATGGCAGCGGGATGCAGCCGGGAGTAGTATGGGAGGAAAGTCAGGGTATTGGTCAGTCTTATGGTTATAACCGGATGGAAAAGGCAGATGATTACAAAAAGAGTAATGACCTGATTTTATTGCTGACAGATATTGTGTCACGTGGTGGTAATCTGTTGCTGGACATAGGGCCTACGGCAGATGGGCGTATACCGGTGATCATGCAGCAGCGTTTGCTGGACATCGGTGACTGGCTGAAAATTAATGGCGAGGCCATCTATGAAACCAAAGCCTGGAAGGAGACCCGGCAGTGGAGCAGCGGGAGGAGGCCTGAAATAAGGGAGGAGAGCTATATGTCGGGTTACAATATTTCGCAGATGGTTGTTCCTTCTCCGACACATGCCCACATAGAAATGTTTTTTACGACCCATCAGGATGCCTTATATTGCATAGTGCCACGTTTTGAACAACAGCTGCGTATTCGTAATTATACGGCCCCTAAAAACGCTGTCTGTAGTATTCTGGGCAGTAGCAAGCCTATCACCGGGCAGCAGCAGGGCAAGGATTTTGTGATCAATTTATCCGGACTTCGACCGGGAGATATTCCGCAGCGACTATTTGTGGTGAAGATAAAATAAATGCTCATGAACTTTGAAGGTGAATGCCTCCGGGAGGCCGGGCTGCTGGATGCGCCCTCATTGCAGTCTATGTTGGGAGAAGACTGGACCGAAGATGATATCCGTCGTATCTACCCACGGGCCCTGCCTAATGTGCTGAATGGCAGGGAACTGCAGCTGGTGAAGCAGCTGGTGGACGTGGACGGTTATTCTCATCTGTATAAGATAGGGCGGTACTATCTGTTTGAAGCTATCGACCGGTGGATGCATGAGGTCTTTGCCAGTGAGCCGTTTATGCTGGAGCTCATCGCAGAAATGAACCATCTCAAAAAAATAAAATAAAAACCCCGGCATTTCAGTGCCGGGGTTTTGTATTTTTGGCGGACAATGATAAAGCCAATGTCACAAAAGCTCAATATTCTCGCTATCTCCGGAAGTACCCGTCAGCAATCCTCTAATCATCAACTGATAAAAGCTGTTGCCAGCCTGGCCGCAGACGTCGCCCATGTGGAGGTGTTTGAGGGGCTGACGAATATCCCTCATTTTAACCCTGATATAGACCACGATAATCCACCTGCGGAGGTTGTTGCCTTCCGGCGCCGTTTGCGGGAAGCAGACGCTGTCCTGATCTGTACGCCGGAATATGCCATCGGTGTGCCGGGTACCCTGAAAAATGCGATCGACTGGACTGTTTCTTCCATGGAGTTGTCCCGGAAGCCGGTAGCGCTGATCACAGCCGGTACCTCTGGTTTCAAAGCGCATGAATCGCTGCTGGGCACCCTGCTTATCATCGAATCGAACATTGCCACCACTGCCCAGATAGTCATCTCCGGAGTAAAAACAAAGATCAATCAGGACGGTATTATCACGGACACGGCTACACTGGAAAAGGTCCAACAGCTGATAGCGTCCCTGGTGGCTGTGGTGAAAGAAGAGCCTATCCCATTGATGCCAAGGCCTTCCCTGTTCTGATTATTTTTTATACCATCTTTTCAAGCTGTCGGCTGCTGCGTCGTATTCATATACTTTTCTTGTCAGGGTATCGATATATACCCATCCATCTGTTACAAATCTTGGGTCGGAGTGGTCTGCTTCTTCCATATGGTGTCCCAGGTGGAAAATCATATAAACCGCGGAATCGGTTGTTTCTACCTGGTCCATCATCCAGCGGATGGAGCTGTCTTTCGCTGCGTATCTGATCAGCTGGTTGTCTGTTGACTTTACAAATTCAATCAGCAATGAATCCGTCCAGGATGGCGACTGGCCGTCGGTTTCCTTAGTGGCCGGCTGTTCCTGTACGGTGACTGGCTTAGTGCTGACAGTGGCAGAATCGGTCTTTACTTCGGTTTGCTGGTTATTTCGGTTTACACAGGCGATGGTTACTAATACTGGTAGGAGGTAAATAAAATGCTTCTTCATATAACGATGTGTGATGTAAAACGTCTGCAATTATACTAAAGTAGTTAAATTAATTTATAACTGCCTGTTTTGCATGGGGTGATAACTCCTGACATACTGTTGTCACCTGCCCCTGCTAGTTTTGGTGTATGACAGAAAGTGATATCGTATGCCACCGGCTGCGTAACCAGCTGCTGCACAGCAGTACCTATACATCCCCGGCAGCCGTAGTGCAATGGCTCGGATGCCTCCAGGCCACCGATTATACCGCGGCCAAACGTAGCATCATCTCCCGTATGCATGCTTCCGGCAATACGTCTGTCGATACTTTTATCAACCAGGGCATCCTACAACGCAGCTTCCTGCTCAAACCCATCCACCACCTGGTCACCGCCACCGACAATACCTGGATACAAACCCTCACCACACCACTGATCAAGGTATCCTGTAAACGACTATACCATACCCTCAGCATCGATCCCCCACTGCTAAAACGCAGCAGACATACCCTCGAAAAAATACTCCGCGACGGACAAACTTTAACACGACAACAGCTGACACCCCACCTTGGCCTATCCTCCAAAGACCTGCGCATCAACATCCTCCTCATGGACGCAGAACTGGAAGGTATCATCTGTAGCGGCCCCCTCTCCGGTAAAACGTTTACCTACCGCCTGCAACCTCCTCAGGCGGTTGCCATACCCGCCGAAGAAGCCGTGGCGGTGCTGGCACAACGCTACTTCCGCAGCCGCGGACCTGCGAGATTACAGGACTTCGTCTACTGGAGCGGTCTGCCTGTCCCCATCGCCAAAAAAGGGCTCTCAGAATGTGCTTTGTCCTGTGAAGTCGTGGATGGTGAGGCATATTGGTTCTCCTCAGATATGGATAGAGCAGTTCCTGTTATTCATGGATCGTTAATACTACCCGCGGCGGATGAGTTTTACGTGGGGTATGAGGAGGAGGGATCTGGAGGAAGAGTGGGGCAATTTCTTTGAGTTGATTAAACATAGCGTAATTCTCCCAAGATTGTTGAGAGGACAGGTTAGTAGATGTTATTAGGAACATATGCAAACAGACTTATGGCTCACAAGCAATTCCAGAGCAGAATTGGCACTGGGTTGCCTGGCCTATTGATGCACATCCTGTTGCATCACAGGAGAAATTACCGCAAGTATCTACAGTTCCTACTGTATATAGGATTGGACCACCAGTTCCTATTAATTTACTTAAATCAACAACCTTGATTTTTCCAAGGAATAATTTTTTAGTGGGTTTTTTTTCATAACATAGAGATTTGAACATTACTTAAAGTTAGATATTCTCCGGGTAGCCTGGCGGCAGACGTTATTTGTATTAATAACTGTACAGAAATTAAATAGATAATAGTTCTAATAACTTTTCGAAATGTTCTTTTTAGGGAAGTTTTTTATTTTCTCCTCTATGAAATATCTTTTCTTCCTCCCCACTACTACCTCTACAGCCCAGCAGAAACAAGTTGCCATCACCATAGATGTACCCATCATGGCTCTACCGGAGAGATATATACTTGTCCAAAATATCTTCCTGTTTTTCAATACATAATAGTTCAGTTATTCCTTTCTATGTTTATATCCTAAGGAGAATGTTATCTCCCATTTCAAGTCCTCTAAGGTTCAATTTTTACACCATGAAATGTTTCTGAGGCAGTGTTAATTTGTACCTTTCAAATCCGCTATGGTCCAATCAATACTCCCTGCCCTGGAATCGCAGGCATAACCGGTTCATTCTTTCAAATCCGCTATGGTCCAATCAATACGCGATTTCCAGGCTGAAGGTAGATATTTATACTGACTTTCAAATCCGCTATGGTCCAATCAATACCCGGTTATGGTGTTCTATTGGTTTCAACATGATCTCTTTCAAATCCGCTATGGTCCAATCAATACCAGAACTGTATTGGGGGACTTCAATAATAAACCACTTTCAAATCCGCTATGGTCCAATCAATACTTTTACTGCTGTTGGCTATCCGCGGTATTATTTTCAATTTCAAATACGCTATGGTCCAATCAATACCTTTGTCGGCCAGTTCAATTGTTTCATGTGGAGAGGATTTCAAATCCGCTATGGTCCAATCAATACAAAAACGGCTATCAGAATAAGTATGGAGGAGATCTTATTTCAAATCCGCTATGGTCCAATCAATACATCTTTTCCCCTCCTTGAACAACCGAAGGATACAATATTTCAAATCCGCTATGGTCCAATCAATACCCGGTTGATGCACTTAACTGGCTTCCTCAGTCACGATTTCAAATCCGCTATGGTCCAATCAATACCCGAATAATATACTAAGACCATCCATGACACTTTATTTCAAATCCGCTATGGTCCAATCAATACTTTGTAGCAGAACAAAAGTCTATAGGATTATCGTCATCTCAAATCCGCTATGGTCCAATCAATACCCTGCTGAATTGTAAAGTCAACCTGCATCGAGCTATATTTCAAATCCGCTATGGTCCAATCAATACGGTTGGCCATCGAGGTAGCGCTTTATTTTGCTGGTCTATTTCAAATCCGCTATGGTCCAATCAATACCGCCATTACAGTTTCGTCTTCCGAAGCTGCCCAAACCATTTCAAATCCGCTATGGTCCAATCAATACGTCGTTCGCATCGCTGGTATGCCCGTATTTTTCAAAATTTCAAATCCGCTATGGTCCAATCAATACTGTTCGCGGCTCTTTCTGTAAGCATATCATATTTAATTTCAAATCCGCTATGGTCCAATCAATACAAAAATTGCCAATGAAATGCTGCCTGGGTTTGCTACATTTCAAATCCGCTATGGTCCAATCAATACACTATTATCGGCTTCGGAGCCAATCTCGCTATATCATTTCAAATCCGCTATGGTCCAATCAATACTTCCTTCTTCGCGGCCCGCAAGACCCGCTTAAACCTCAATTTCAAATCCGCTATGGTCCAATCAATACGAAAATTTGAACAAAGCCGGCTGGATGATTAACTGATTTCAAATCCGCTATGGTCCAATCAATACCCAAAAGTTGGTACTTATGTGGTAGACCCTCGTAAGATTTCAAATCCGCTATGGTCCAATCAATACTTAGGGTTCAGCAAGGAACATCAATAAACATAGGGAGATTTCAAATCCGCTATGGTCCAATCAATACCTTCCCGAAGATAGTACGTAAACCTTTGGTGGAATGTCATTTCAAATCCGCTATGGTCCAATCAATACGCTCCTTTCCCCCACCAAAAAAAGCCTTGTAATCAAGGCGTTGTAAAATTCAAACACAAAGTTTCAGGATGCTAAAGTCGTCGATGTGTAATAGTATGATTACCCCCTGACATCGACGACTTTTTTAAACTATTGAAAATCAATAGTTTGTATTTTTTCTTTCAAAGAACTGCTATGGATGGATGATATTTTAGGTGTCTTAGACGACTAAAACATATTTTCGAGGTTGTTTTTTTCGAGTCCGACGACTTGTTTATCCAGCCATTTTTCCTGTCGGCTGCTGAAAATAATGATGCTGTCATAAGAGGGATCAATTATTTCTTTGGCCTTAAGGAGTAGTTCTTTCAGTTTTACTTCGGTGAGCTCTCCTTCGAAGACACTGTTTTGAATCCAGTTAAGATAGCGGCGGCACAGTTTGAGCATTTTACCGACTCTTTTCTGATCTATGTCATATACCAGTATGATATACATTTTTATTTTTTTTGGGTAAATATCAGCTACCACCAGGCTTTAAAGGGTTTATATTCTTCTATATTTAAAATATGTTTAACGAGTTTGTAGCATTCGAGTTTTATCAGATGTTTGTAAGTGACATTTCTGCCAAGGGATCTATGTTTGATGGTTTCATTGAGTTTGTCGTCCCATGCTTTAACAACTTTTTTTCTTCCATTTTCTTTTAACAGACAGCTATTAAGTTGATGGTCAAAATCCTGTGTTTGTATTTGCCGTTTGTTTAGTAAGGAAAAGATGAGTCGGTCTACCAGAATAGGTTTGAATATTTCGGAGAGGTCCAGGGCCAGTGAATAGCGCCGGTATCCGGGTTGATGCAGAAAGCTGATGGTGGGGTTGAGTTGTGTATGGTGTATCATGTCCAGACAAAGCGTATAACACATCATGTTTAAGAATGAAATCAGGGCATTTACCTCATTGGATGGAGGTTGTTTAGTGCGAGGTCCCATCTCAAAATCATTGATGATCAGATCAAATGTTTGGTAATAGGTGAGACGAATTTTTCCTTCTACTCCCATCAGTTCTTCAATGCTCCTTGCCGATGATATTTGTGGTGTCATTTGAGAAATCGTATCTATCTGGACGCTGGTGTCCTTGTCTCTATTGTTATAATAGCGAAGGTTTTTAAGGATGTTGAATGCTGCTCCTTCTATAAATTTACTGGCGATGGACAGCCTTTTGGATGAATTTGAATAATGCTCTGTTTGTGCTATAATAACTTTTCCACTTAAAAGAAAGTCTTTGGGCATGAAACTTCCTGTATAATGTTCGTAGTGATCAAAGAAGTGAACACTGATCTGTTCTTTCCCCAGAAAGTTGTATAGAGCACTGTTGGCATCCAGACTGCCAAAAGTATACAGGTTGTCTACTGATTCGACCGGTATATAACGCGGTGCTCCTTCTGCACCCAGATCATCAACGGGAGTGAATTTTAATGAATTGTCCCTGCGGCTTATTCTTCCAGGGTTAAAGAGGTAATAACTTTTCTTCATAGAAAAAATAATTATTCTTCGATATAACAAAGTTCATAATACGAACAACTCTTACATATTTTACTTTGGATTTTATCCGGGCATTTGTCTGATTGTTGTAAATGCTGTATTGTGCTGATGGTGTTTGTAAGATGAAGGATATCGTGACTGGTTAATTGAACAGTAGTGGAAGTCCTGAGTTTGGGGTATTCTAATATAGCCTGTACATCAGGGATATCATTTAATAGCAGGAGCCATATGTAAAATTTTGCCTGCCATTCATGGGCGACTTCTGCTTTGTCACTACGTTTGGTTTCGTGAATTATTTTTTGCTTTGCATCATAAAAATCAATTTTACCGGTTAATGGAATATTATTGAAACAGGCTGATAGTGTTATTTCAGTATATTTCTCAGGACGTTGGGAATAACTGGTTTCGTGCAGCAGTTTCCCATCATATACGGTTTCAGACGTGTGTTCCATATTAATTCCATGTGTGTGTAGCCACATTTCTCTGGGGCAGATATGGAATAATTGGATAAGTGTACCATTGACAGACATAGTTAAATGAAATTAGCGTCAGAGAATGCTTTGCTATTCAGTCCATGATCATATTCGTATATTTTCCCCTCAGCTCTCTCATCATCCCAGTGGGTTAAGTATGTGTATCCCAGTTTTTCGATCCCAAATCCGTTAAGAATATTTTTATGTTGGTTAGCGTGGTATATCAGGGAGAAAGTAAACTTGGATAATATGCTTTGTAGTATTTTAAAGTTTTTAAGGATGCTTATATCGAAATTTTTTAGTGTTTTTTTCTGTTGTACCAGTAACTCATAAACTCCCCATACAGCCGATCCATCCATCATGTTGTTATCTGGATAGACCTCAAATTGTTTCAAAAAGGAAATCTCACCGGATGAAAAAATCTCCTCTTCTTTGCCAGCTTCTTCTCCTTCAATGGATATAGGTATTTTTAAAGGAACAAAAACACTGATATTATGCTGGTCTATGATCTTGAATTTTTCATTAGCCTTTATAAAATGAAGATGAGATAAGTAGAATTTATAAGCATCCAGGTCGTCAATATAACCGTGATTGTTACTCTCATCTATAAATTCCAGGACTTCTTCATACAAATACCTGAAGTCTTTTTCTTTAAGTATTCGCTGGTAGGTGTCATGGTTGATTTTCTCTTTGGTTTGCCGGTAGCGG belongs to Chitinophaga sp. HK235 and includes:
- a CDS encoding alpha-L-fucosidase, translating into MKKILLGATLLLCCFFSLSAQKYTADWSSLNKRGIPAWFNEAKFGIFIHWGVYAVPSFAVVGPGGYSEWYWYNLNGTKEGSHQQVQAFHDKQYGKDFSYQQFEKQFTASLFDPAQWADVFKRSGAKYVVLTSKHHEGYCLWDNKQADESWGHAWNAVTGTPKRDLLGDLTAAVRKEGLRMGYYYSLYEWFNPLYRKDRQRYVSEVMMPQFKDLVTRYKPSVIFSDGEWEMSDTAWRSTELLAWLYNESPVKDEVAVDDRWGNNTRGKNNGATYLTSEYGSGMQPGVVWEESQGIGQSYGYNRMEKADDYKKSNDLILLLTDIVSRGGNLLLDIGPTADGRIPVIMQQRLLDIGDWLKINGEAIYETKAWKETRQWSSGRRPEIREESYMSGYNISQMVVPSPTHAHIEMFFTTHQDALYCIVPRFEQQLRIRNYTAPKNAVCSILGSSKPITGQQQGKDFVINLSGLRPGDIPQRLFVVKIK
- the cas4 gene encoding CRISPR-associated protein Cas4 yields the protein MSVNGTLIQLFHICPREMWLHTHGINMEHTSETVYDGKLLHETSYSQRPEKYTEITLSACFNNIPLTGKIDFYDAKQKIIHETKRSDKAEVAHEWQAKFYIWLLLLNDIPDVQAILEYPKLRTSTTVQLTSHDILHLTNTISTIQHLQQSDKCPDKIQSKICKSCSYYELCYIEE
- a CDS encoding NADPH-dependent FMN reductase; the protein is MSQKLNILAISGSTRQQSSNHQLIKAVASLAADVAHVEVFEGLTNIPHFNPDIDHDNPPAEVVAFRRRLREADAVLICTPEYAIGVPGTLKNAIDWTVSSMELSRKPVALITAGTSGFKAHESLLGTLLIIESNIATTAQIVISGVKTKINQDGIITDTATLEKVQQLIASLVAVVKEEPIPLMPRPSLF
- the cas2 gene encoding CRISPR-associated endonuclease Cas2, translating into MYIILVYDIDQKRVGKMLKLCRRYLNWIQNSVFEGELTEVKLKELLLKAKEIIDPSYDSIIIFSSRQEKWLDKQVVGLEKNNLENMF
- the cas1b gene encoding type I-B CRISPR-associated endonuclease Cas1b gives rise to the protein MKKSYYLFNPGRISRRDNSLKFTPVDDLGAEGAPRYIPVESVDNLYTFGSLDANSALYNFLGKEQISVHFFDHYEHYTGSFMPKDFLLSGKVIIAQTEHYSNSSKRLSIASKFIEGAAFNILKNLRYYNNRDKDTSVQIDTISQMTPQISSARSIEELMGVEGKIRLTYYQTFDLIINDFEMGPRTKQPPSNEVNALISFLNMMCYTLCLDMIHHTQLNPTISFLHQPGYRRYSLALDLSEIFKPILVDRLIFSLLNKRQIQTQDFDHQLNSCLLKENGRKKVVKAWDDKLNETIKHRSLGRNVTYKHLIKLECYKLVKHILNIEEYKPFKAWW
- a CDS encoding mechanosensitive ion channel family protein, with amino-acid sequence MPNILWNLMLIGISVIAGWLIKFLLSLILRKTSKRNGDFSLVHSALLHLGKAFNYFLPLLILNMLMPLMRIHPKYEPSLTRLAEIALTLSFAALVIGILKVLEDYVYHVYDLNKANNLKERKIRTQLQFVRKLAIALVLVLTACIILLSFDSMRKLGAGLLTGVGVGGIIIGFAAQKSLGNLLAGFQIAFTQPIRIDDVLVVEGEWGRVEEITLTYVVLNIWDQRKLILPINYFIEKPFQNWTRTGSEILGTAFFYLDYTAPIDKIRAEFDRLLKASPLWDKRASALQVTNITERTVEVRTLMSAATSGQAFDLRCYMREQLLKYIRENHPECLPQLRTADGL
- a CDS encoding DNA glycosylase AlkZ-like family protein, with protein sequence MTESDIVCHRLRNQLLHSSTYTSPAAVVQWLGCLQATDYTAAKRSIISRMHASGNTSVDTFINQGILQRSFLLKPIHHLVTATDNTWIQTLTTPLIKVSCKRLYHTLSIDPPLLKRSRHTLEKILRDGQTLTRQQLTPHLGLSSKDLRINILLMDAELEGIICSGPLSGKTFTYRLQPPQAVAIPAEEAVAVLAQRYFRSRGPARLQDFVYWSGLPVPIAKKGLSECALSCEVVDGEAYWFSSDMDRAVPVIHGSLILPAADEFYVGYEEEGSGGRVGQFL
- a CDS encoding erythromycin esterase family protein, giving the protein MKKCLLLLLFPFLLIALPGHVAAFVSMGLQADTTDGVSAWLRSHAVSLRTVDAGNGSADLQGLKPMIGDARVVALGECTHGTSEIFRMKHRLLEFLVTEMGFTIFSIEANLPETNAVNEYVLYGKGEPEIVLAGMYCWTWNTREVLEMIKWMRVYNIQHPDKMVQFTGFDMQFPQGAYERLDQFATQYAPDLKPVVDTIAAYCVRYRRQNINGQLLTREEKAPLQQALDTLGENFRRKGAAYRQLVGDSIWEWQLRYLEVLNQYVKKNSDRKGILSNRDQSMAENVIWLTEHFPGQKMVLWAHNAHIKKNEYSMGEYLNRHFRKELLVLGFGVASGKYTAVKRGVGLSHDNLLSTPVPTSFESYAQASGIGNFILDIRREQLKNDGASWLLHRMKLRYIGAVAPKGEKQFEQGLLPELYDGIIYLENTTSSVSIYYKK